The following proteins are co-located in the Ruminococcaceae bacterium KH2T8 genome:
- a CDS encoding tryptophan synthase beta chain, translated as MAREPKRIFLTEEEMPKQWYNVRADMKNKPAPLIHPGTHEPLTLEQMTPIFCEELCKQELDNDTKYIDIPEEVQEFYKIFRPSPLIRAYELEKELGTPAKIYYKFEGNNTSGSHKLNSAAAQVYYAKKQGLTSLTTETGAGQWGTALAMACKHFDMPLTVYMVKCSYEQKPYRKAIIETFGADIIPSPSETTKVGREILAKHPGTTGSLGCAISEAVEVATSTEGCRYVLGSVLNQVVLHQSIIGEEAKLQMAKIDKYPDIVIGCAGGGSNLGGIMASFMRDKLEGKKAPKFIAVEPASCPSMTRGTYAYDFCDTGHVTPLAKMYTIGSEFIPAPSHAGGLRYHGMSPIISQLYHDGLIDEARAVEQTRVFEAANLFAKTETILPAPESSHAIRVAIDEALKCKETGEEKTILFNLTGTGFFDMSAYMSYLEGSMSNFIPSDEDIKTGISQLPQVEG; from the coding sequence ATGGCCAGAGAACCGAAAAGAATATTCCTTACTGAGGAGGAGATGCCCAAGCAGTGGTATAACGTCCGTGCAGACATGAAGAATAAGCCTGCACCGCTCATCCATCCCGGTACGCACGAGCCCCTTACACTTGAGCAGATGACACCTATCTTCTGCGAGGAACTTTGTAAGCAGGAACTCGACAACGACACTAAGTATATCGATATCCCCGAAGAGGTTCAGGAGTTCTATAAGATCTTCAGACCTTCACCTCTTATCAGGGCATATGAGCTCGAAAAGGAGCTCGGAACACCCGCTAAGATCTACTATAAGTTCGAGGGTAATAACACATCAGGATCCCATAAGCTCAACTCTGCTGCAGCTCAGGTCTACTACGCTAAGAAGCAGGGCCTTACATCTCTTACGACGGAGACGGGCGCAGGTCAGTGGGGTACTGCTCTTGCAATGGCATGTAAGCATTTCGACATGCCTCTTACCGTATACATGGTAAAGTGCTCCTACGAGCAGAAGCCTTACAGAAAGGCTATCATCGAGACATTCGGTGCGGATATCATCCCTTCTCCTTCCGAGACGACCAAGGTAGGACGCGAGATCCTCGCTAAGCATCCCGGAACTACAGGTTCCCTCGGCTGCGCTATCTCCGAGGCTGTTGAAGTAGCAACATCTACTGAAGGATGCAGATACGTACTCGGTTCTGTTCTCAATCAGGTCGTGCTTCACCAGTCCATCATCGGTGAGGAAGCTAAGCTTCAGATGGCAAAGATCGACAAGTATCCTGATATCGTTATCGGCTGCGCAGGCGGCGGCTCGAACCTCGGAGGCATCATGGCTTCGTTTATGAGAGATAAGCTCGAGGGCAAGAAGGCTCCTAAGTTCATCGCAGTAGAGCCCGCTTCCTGTCCTTCCATGACAAGAGGTACATATGCTTACGATTTCTGCGATACGGGTCACGTTACTCCTCTTGCAAAGATGTATACTATCGGTTCCGAGTTCATCCCCGCACCTTCACATGCAGGCGGACTTCGTTACCACGGCATGAGCCCTATTATCTCACAGCTCTATCACGACGGTCTTATCGATGAGGCTAGAGCAGTCGAGCAGACGAGAGTATTCGAGGCTGCTAACCTCTTTGCAAAGACAGAGACTATCCTTCCCGCACCCGAGTCTTCACATGCTATCCGCGTAGCCATCGACGAAGCTCTTAAGTGCAAGGAGACGGGGGAGGAGAAGACTATCCTCTTTAACCTCACGGGAACAGGCTTCTTTGATATGTCTGCTTATATGTCATATCTTGAAGGTTCTATGAGCAATTTCATCCCTTCTGATGAGGATATCAAGACCGGTATCTCTCAGCTTCCTCAGGTGGAAGGTTGA
- a CDS encoding [LSU ribosomal protein L11P]-lysine N-methyltransferase, with amino-acid sequence MQWIEITITTTEDASDAICEMLSQIGADGIAVSDPYEIARIIEDPDSLAYADEGYIESLGSDVTVKAYFAEFDDGVRLGPKNEEYVDPNGVGMIYGNIADKTMPAKNALKLIEDKLAEIGQFLPVGRGLTGHRYVQDKDWENEWKKDYTSFEISDRVLICPSWEEAEVKEGQIVVKLDPGSAFGTGTHETTSMCAEILDKLIKPEDKILDLGTGSGILAIICDKLGAGHVEAVDIDRLAVDVAEDNCRNNDCADIDCYTGELKDAKNSDYTLIVANIIADIIAAIAPDVPARLAPGGKFVCSGIINTKKDKVEAALAAAGFTILEKHEKNDWMAYICTLEN; translated from the coding sequence ATGCAGTGGATCGAGATTACGATAACTACTACGGAAGATGCATCGGATGCTATTTGCGAGATGCTTTCACAGATCGGAGCCGACGGTATCGCGGTAAGCGATCCTTATGAGATCGCAAGGATCATCGAAGATCCCGATTCTTTAGCATATGCCGATGAAGGATATATCGAATCACTAGGATCTGATGTCACGGTCAAGGCGTATTTTGCAGAGTTTGATGACGGCGTAAGGCTCGGGCCGAAGAACGAAGAATATGTCGATCCTAACGGCGTAGGAATGATCTACGGTAATATCGCGGATAAGACGATGCCTGCAAAGAATGCATTAAAGCTCATCGAAGATAAGCTCGCCGAGATCGGACAGTTCCTTCCCGTAGGCCGGGGTCTTACGGGACACAGATATGTACAGGATAAGGACTGGGAAAATGAGTGGAAGAAAGACTACACTTCTTTCGAGATCTCCGACCGCGTTTTGATCTGTCCTTCCTGGGAGGAAGCGGAAGTTAAGGAAGGCCAGATCGTTGTAAAGCTCGATCCCGGATCCGCTTTCGGAACGGGAACTCATGAGACTACATCCATGTGTGCCGAGATACTCGATAAGCTCATAAAGCCTGAAGATAAGATCCTCGATCTCGGTACGGGTTCGGGTATACTCGCTATCATCTGCGATAAGCTCGGTGCCGGCCATGTCGAAGCAGTGGATATCGACCGCCTCGCAGTGGACGTCGCTGAAGATAACTGCAGGAATAACGACTGTGCGGATATCGACTGCTATACCGGCGAGCTCAAGGATGCTAAGAATTCGGATTATACATTGATCGTTGCCAATATTATCGCGGACATCATCGCCGCTATCGCTCCCGATGTTCCGGCACGCCTTGCTCCCGGAGGAAAGTTTGTCTGCTCTGGCATAATCAATACCAAGAAGGATAAGGTTGAGGCTGCTCTTGCTGCTGCAGGATTTACGATCCTCGAAAAGCACGAGAAGAACGACTGGATGGCATATATCTGCACTCTGGAGAACTGA
- a CDS encoding putative membrane protein: MIREEWKRLIHNPLLIVVIAAIMLIPSIYAGFFLASMWDPYGELDKLPVAVVNLDKGAEYNGKELHIGDDLVDNLREDGSLDFRFTDASDAESGLRAGTYYMVVTIPEDFSYRASTVTTEDPEKMELLYETDPATNYVAMKLSESAMTKIEMSLQQKVSETYAETMFEQFGVICDGMYDAADGAGQLLDGESRLNDGAVALNDGAAELNSGAAALSNGTDDLYHGAFALNDGIHRYLDGADELNSGIRTLDAAIGTLSTGASDLNNGAVALSNGTAALSTGASSLSAGTATLYAGTSDLASGTAALSDGASTLAAGAGDLSNGLNTITDNIPALTDGINALDQGASNLSAGIDTYTTGVSAAYSGASQVSSGLNELNNATSDLAAGSQNINASIVQIDQYVQSMAATGDPYWVQLAAYTSSLVTGYGQLNDGISAVNANVPVLAAGADQVTAGLGQLDSSSSALTSGASSLASGASALNASVPALSDGLESAAQGAEALSQGANDLAAGASAAADGASQVNEGAQSVSQGAAALADGIDQVDQGAGALASGTNTFVNGVAQVRNGADRLYSGSTELTGNNTALINGADALTEGAATLNTGAGDLLDGTQQLADGTSELVDSLPALSDGTGELQSGLLDGAAEIESASMTSDNASMMSDPVETNETRITEVADNGHAMAAYMMSVGLWVASLAFCLMYPLTKHDNLSGGFAWWLSKASVIYPMAILQAVLLVMILHVRLGFEPIRFAGTVAVACLASMAFMSLMYFFNVLLGKVGSFLMLIFMVLQLAGSAGTYPLEISGPLAQALNRFMPFTYTVTAFRSTIGGGEECSKCIAILLSILIVSSILTIVLFMIRGKEEQLGKKNLYNFMEEHGFA, from the coding sequence ATGATAAGAGAGGAATGGAAAAGACTCATACACAACCCGCTTCTCATAGTGGTGATCGCGGCGATAATGCTGATCCCGTCGATCTATGCGGGATTCTTCCTGGCATCCATGTGGGATCCGTACGGAGAGCTCGATAAGCTGCCCGTAGCGGTAGTAAATCTCGACAAAGGTGCGGAGTATAACGGCAAGGAACTTCATATAGGTGATGACCTTGTCGATAACCTCAGAGAAGACGGTTCACTTGATTTCAGGTTCACTGATGCTTCGGATGCCGAAAGCGGTCTTCGCGCAGGAACATACTACATGGTAGTTACTATCCCCGAGGATTTCTCTTACAGGGCATCTACAGTCACGACGGAAGATCCAGAGAAGATGGAACTTCTCTACGAGACGGATCCGGCGACAAACTATGTTGCGATGAAGCTCTCGGAATCTGCCATGACAAAGATCGAGATGAGCCTTCAGCAGAAAGTATCAGAGACATATGCAGAAACGATGTTCGAGCAATTCGGCGTGATCTGCGACGGCATGTACGATGCAGCCGACGGAGCAGGACAACTCCTCGACGGTGAGAGCAGATTAAATGACGGTGCCGTAGCACTTAACGACGGCGCGGCAGAACTTAACAGCGGAGCTGCTGCTCTGAGCAACGGAACTGACGATCTTTATCACGGTGCATTTGCACTTAATGACGGTATCCACAGATACCTCGACGGAGCAGATGAACTCAATTCGGGAATAAGAACACTTGATGCCGCCATCGGTACTCTTTCAACAGGTGCAAGCGACTTAAATAACGGTGCCGTAGCATTATCGAACGGTACTGCAGCTCTGAGCACCGGTGCATCTTCCCTTTCGGCAGGTACGGCTACTCTTTACGCGGGAACTTCAGATCTCGCATCGGGAACCGCAGCACTTTCCGACGGCGCTTCGACACTCGCAGCAGGTGCCGGAGACTTGAGCAACGGACTTAATACGATCACGGATAATATCCCGGCTCTTACCGACGGTATCAACGCACTCGATCAGGGTGCCTCTAACCTGTCAGCGGGCATAGACACATACACAACGGGAGTATCCGCGGCATACAGCGGCGCTTCACAGGTGTCATCGGGACTCAACGAATTGAACAATGCAACATCCGATCTCGCTGCAGGTTCACAGAATATCAACGCAAGCATCGTTCAGATCGACCAGTATGTTCAGTCCATGGCAGCTACCGGTGATCCTTACTGGGTACAGCTCGCAGCATATACATCAAGTCTTGTTACCGGTTACGGACAGCTCAATGATGGTATCTCGGCAGTTAATGCTAATGTTCCCGTTCTTGCAGCCGGTGCCGATCAGGTAACGGCAGGTCTCGGCCAACTCGACTCGAGCAGTTCTGCGCTGACTTCCGGAGCATCTTCACTCGCATCCGGTGCGTCTGCACTCAACGCTTCAGTCCCTGCTCTTTCCGACGGGCTTGAGTCCGCGGCACAGGGTGCGGAAGCTCTTTCGCAGGGCGCGAATGACCTCGCGGCCGGTGCATCTGCTGCAGCCGACGGCGCTTCTCAGGTAAATGAGGGTGCACAGAGTGTATCGCAGGGTGCTGCGGCACTTGCAGACGGTATCGATCAGGTCGATCAGGGTGCAGGAGCACTTGCGAGCGGAACGAATACTTTCGTAAACGGCGTAGCCCAGGTAAGAAACGGTGCAGACAGACTCTACAGCGGTTCTACGGAACTTACGGGAAACAATACGGCTCTCATAAACGGTGCAGATGCACTTACCGAAGGAGCCGCAACTCTTAATACGGGAGCCGGTGATCTGCTCGACGGAACTCAGCAGCTCGCAGACGGAACTTCGGAACTTGTCGACTCATTGCCTGCTTTGTCTGACGGAACCGGTGAACTTCAAAGCGGTCTCCTTGACGGTGCGGCAGAGATCGAATCGGCTTCCATGACATCCGATAATGCTTCCATGATGTCCGATCCCGTAGAGACTAACGAGACTCGTATCACGGAGGTTGCGGATAACGGTCATGCAATGGCAGCCTACATGATGTCAGTCGGTCTTTGGGTAGCTTCCCTCGCCTTCTGCCTCATGTATCCTCTTACAAAGCACGATAACTTATCCGGCGGATTCGCATGGTGGCTCAGCAAGGCCAGCGTAATTTATCCCATGGCTATCCTTCAGGCAGTTCTCCTCGTGATGATCCTTCACGTAAGACTCGGATTTGAGCCCATAAGATTTGCAGGAACGGTTGCAGTTGCCTGCCTGGCATCGATGGCTTTCATGTCACTCATGTATTTCTTCAACGTACTCCTCGGCAAGGTCGGAAGTTTCCTTATGCTGATCTTCATGGTACTGCAGCTCGCGGGTTCTGCCGGAACATATCCCCTCGAGATCTCGGGACCTCTTGCACAGGCTTTGAACAGGTTCATGCCGTTCACATATACGGTAACCGCATTCAGGAGCACGATTGGCGGCGGCGAAGAGTGCAGCAAGTGCATAGCAATACTGTTGTCTATACTTATAGTTTCCTCAATCCTCACGATCGTACTCTTCATGATCAGAGGCAAGGAGGAGCAGCTCGGAAAGAAGAACCTTTACAACTTCATGGAAGAGCACGGATTCGCCTGA
- a CDS encoding transcriptional regulator, TetR family, whose protein sequence is MGTSKDLLIKETFLKLLEERPLSQITVKDIVAESGVNRNTFYYHYADLPTLIESIIIEQTETIISAHHTFESIESAILTALEFTLRHKRAVMHLYNSSNRDIFNQYFMQISEHVITEYFETLCRDISISDQDKALLIHYHTCLAFGQAIDWIRKGMTTDIIKQFERLCELYKGIPEEIIRRAASGNQ, encoded by the coding sequence ATGGGTACATCAAAGGATCTGCTTATCAAAGAAACATTTCTAAAGCTTCTGGAAGAAAGACCGTTATCTCAGATCACGGTCAAGGACATCGTTGCAGAAAGCGGCGTCAACAGAAACACGTTCTATTATCACTACGCAGATCTCCCTACACTTATCGAGAGCATCATCATCGAGCAGACAGAAACGATAATCTCGGCTCACCATACTTTCGAAAGCATTGAATCCGCTATTCTTACGGCTCTTGAGTTCACATTGCGTCACAAAAGAGCCGTAATGCATCTTTATAATTCCAGCAACAGGGATATTTTCAATCAGTACTTCATGCAGATAAGCGAACATGTTATCACCGAGTACTTCGAAACCCTGTGCAGGGATATCAGTATCTCAGATCAGGACAAGGCCCTTCTTATCCACTATCACACATGCCTTGCGTTCGGTCAGGCTATCGACTGGATCAGAAAAGGCATGACAACTGACATAATCAAGCAATTCGAGCGCCTTTGTGAACTCTATAAGGGTATCCCCGAAGAGATAATAAGGCGCGCAGCCTCCGGCAATCAATAG
- a CDS encoding ABC-type glycerol-3-phosphate transport system, substrate-binding protein — MNVRRIAAGILSLSIILPMISVTGCKKKDNADVKIEADTPWYESTITAVDTVLNPADFLFYTPGVMGMAGDKIVFYDGGSLIWDPYDFYSTEDTVDQISVCDSDGNYLYTKNLKDVARDFFPNAESLDVKSSLIVGDYVRIVIDRYENAAYHKDTLLFNPTTQETISEGSVSDDENLSFELGTYEIDGYSILSKMTFYDLDSVYTLEVTSDTAEKEYNINDVFPYDFIVAIQKFIYLGDAKFCIQVNMYDLDDRFCYIDLNTDTICDLENVSDYSWIYDMKGAFDYDYCEGVGNIRASQHGIMLLDLENKTETKYVDYDSCNINRHDASELSILSATEDKIVLAGITRRENFSVFRAQDISEYIPLVVILQKADTNPNAGKGVITAASFDPVSYAMAEAIRQFNESDNGGFIVLDPRYDYDTVAASVVRDPDMTDSDYDLAVRSAMMSSLSIDLLAGDGPDLILGALNYTQLNKEELLLDLSEDVQVENVYDNIMGFAKTGDKLYQVPLAFGLEGTLAYSDSVDTSVPGFTFESYREYVSGPCNGRDPNRMTKLDFLGTCIAEMSDNFRTDDGFDFNNDEFAQVAAFVKDLILPTEDELLEEEMLYLSSTYSPEPEFVNITSGMELLKVTHNDINDRVVMGFPSIEPRGLMVNVLQSVGVSAATKSPTACKSFVNMLVGEDFQTLFAKYDGISVNSAAQETACRSFAERTNYAFEAISAVWTIENIKLLQVFDTTVDADEFVAQMDGYIRNASGIRMNDDAAVEIIIREEIQAYFADQKTIEEVMGIIQNRVDTYVSEVGG, encoded by the coding sequence ATGAATGTAAGAAGAATTGCAGCAGGCATATTGTCTTTGTCGATCATCCTGCCGATGATATCGGTCACCGGTTGTAAGAAAAAGGACAATGCCGACGTTAAGATCGAGGCTGATACGCCCTGGTACGAATCGACGATCACGGCAGTTGATACGGTACTTAATCCTGCGGATTTCCTGTTCTACACTCCGGGTGTCATGGGAATGGCAGGCGACAAGATCGTATTTTATGACGGCGGATCACTGATATGGGATCCTTATGATTTTTATTCTACTGAGGATACGGTAGATCAGATATCCGTATGTGACAGTGACGGTAATTACCTTTACACCAAGAATCTGAAAGACGTCGCACGAGACTTTTTCCCTAATGCGGAAAGTCTTGATGTCAAGTCTTCGCTTATCGTGGGAGATTACGTAAGGATCGTGATAGACAGATATGAAAATGCAGCGTATCACAAAGATACGCTGCTCTTCAATCCGACGACTCAGGAAACAATTTCCGAAGGATCAGTATCAGATGATGAAAATCTTAGCTTTGAGCTTGGGACTTATGAGATAGACGGATATTCCATTCTGTCAAAGATGACATTCTATGATCTTGATTCCGTATATACGCTCGAGGTGACTTCCGATACCGCAGAGAAGGAGTACAACATCAACGATGTATTTCCTTATGACTTTATCGTAGCGATCCAGAAATTCATCTATCTCGGAGATGCAAAATTCTGTATCCAGGTAAACATGTATGACTTGGATGACAGGTTCTGTTATATTGATCTCAATACCGATACCATTTGTGATCTCGAGAATGTAAGCGACTATTCCTGGATCTATGATATGAAGGGTGCATTCGATTACGATTACTGTGAAGGTGTCGGTAACATCCGCGCATCGCAACACGGAATAATGCTTCTTGATCTTGAGAATAAGACGGAGACAAAGTACGTTGACTATGATTCATGTAATATCAACCGTCACGATGCCTCGGAGCTGAGCATCCTCAGTGCTACGGAAGATAAGATCGTACTTGCAGGTATAACGCGAAGAGAAAACTTCAGTGTGTTTAGAGCACAGGATATATCCGAGTATATTCCGCTGGTAGTTATACTTCAGAAAGCAGATACCAATCCCAATGCGGGAAAGGGTGTTATCACGGCGGCAAGCTTTGATCCCGTATCCTATGCAATGGCCGAAGCCATAAGACAGTTTAATGAATCCGATAACGGAGGCTTTATCGTTCTGGATCCAAGATATGACTACGATACTGTCGCAGCATCGGTAGTTCGTGATCCTGATATGACTGATTCAGATTATGATCTTGCGGTCAGATCTGCGATGATGAGCAGTCTGTCGATCGACCTTCTGGCAGGCGACGGTCCTGACCTTATCCTTGGTGCACTGAACTATACTCAGCTCAACAAAGAGGAACTGCTCCTTGATCTGTCTGAAGATGTTCAGGTTGAAAACGTATATGACAATATAATGGGATTCGCAAAGACAGGAGATAAACTCTATCAGGTTCCGTTGGCTTTCGGACTTGAAGGAACTCTGGCATATTCCGATTCCGTAGATACAAGCGTCCCCGGGTTTACTTTCGAGAGCTACAGAGAATATGTGAGCGGTCCCTGTAACGGCAGAGATCCCAATAGAATGACAAAGCTCGATTTCCTCGGTACGTGTATAGCCGAGATGAGCGATAACTTCAGGACTGATGACGGATTTGATTTTAATAACGACGAATTTGCTCAGGTGGCGGCATTTGTTAAGGATCTCATCCTCCCGACAGAAGATGAACTGCTCGAAGAAGAGATGCTGTATCTTAGCTCTACTTATTCACCCGAGCCCGAGTTCGTTAATATCACTTCCGGTATGGAACTTCTGAAAGTGACTCATAATGACATAAATGACAGAGTGGTGATGGGATTTCCTTCTATAGAGCCCAGGGGACTCATGGTCAATGTCTTACAATCTGTCGGCGTATCGGCTGCAACTAAGTCACCGACGGCCTGCAAGAGCTTTGTAAATATGCTGGTCGGAGAAGATTTCCAGACTCTCTTTGCGAAATATGACGGAATCTCCGTAAACAGTGCTGCCCAGGAGACTGCCTGCAGGTCATTTGCCGAGAGAACCAATTATGCTTTCGAGGCTATCTCGGCAGTATGGACGATCGAGAATATAAAACTGCTTCAGGTCTTTGATACGACAGTTGATGCAGATGAATTCGTGGCTCAGATGGACGGATATATCAGGAATGCTTCCGGTATCCGTATGAACGACGACGCCGCTGTTGAGATCATCATAAGAGAGGAGATACAGGCATATTTCGCGGATCAGAAGACGATCGAGGAGGTAATGGGCATCATCCAGAACAGAGTCGATACATATGTCAGCGAGGTTGGAGGATAA
- a CDS encoding GTP-binding protein, which translates to MFIDHSKIYVKAGDGGPGCVSFHTEKFVTNGGPDGGDGGKGGDVIFYAAAKLTTLQSFRFKHKFVAPDGGKGMNRKMYGRGGEDLRIAVPVGTVIKDLNTGKIIADFTEDKQEVIVAKGGKGGLGNMHYANSVRQAPQFARVGVPGEEKDLYIELKLIADVGLVGFPNAGKSTLLSVMTKAKPKIADYPFTTLEPVLGVVQDFDTSFVIADIPGIIENAHEGAGLGHDFLRHIERTRLLVHVVDVSATDGRDPIDDFNAINDELVQFNPDLAARPQVVVANKCDAASDEEIEMFINEVKSQGFEDVFVISAAARIGIQELTDKVTELVSKLPPVVLHDVITEDEKVYKFEKEEQFAIERDDSGAFVITGVWAKMTMGSTNFDNYDSIQYFQRSMINAGVIDALKAAGIKEGDTVRIEDLEFEYIE; encoded by the coding sequence ATGTTTATCGATCATTCGAAGATCTATGTAAAAGCAGGTGACGGTGGTCCGGGATGCGTTTCATTCCATACCGAGAAGTTCGTTACCAACGGCGGACCCGACGGCGGTGACGGCGGTAAGGGCGGCGATGTCATCTTTTATGCGGCAGCCAAGCTCACGACGCTCCAGAGCTTCAGATTCAAGCATAAGTTTGTTGCTCCCGACGGCGGCAAGGGAATGAACCGCAAGATGTACGGCAGAGGCGGTGAGGATCTTCGTATCGCGGTTCCCGTCGGTACGGTCATCAAGGACCTTAATACAGGTAAGATCATTGCTGACTTTACGGAGGACAAGCAGGAGGTCATCGTCGCTAAGGGCGGTAAGGGCGGACTCGGAAATATGCACTATGCTAATTCCGTTCGTCAGGCACCTCAGTTTGCACGAGTAGGTGTACCCGGAGAAGAAAAGGATCTTTATATCGAGCTCAAGCTCATCGCTGACGTAGGACTAGTCGGCTTCCCTAATGCGGGAAAGTCTACGCTCCTTTCGGTTATGACTAAGGCAAAGCCGAAGATCGCTGATTATCCATTCACGACTCTCGAGCCCGTACTCGGTGTTGTGCAGGATTTCGATACATCATTTGTTATCGCGGATATCCCGGGTATCATCGAGAATGCACACGAAGGTGCAGGCCTTGGACACGATTTCCTTCGTCATATCGAGAGAACACGTCTTCTTGTCCATGTAGTAGATGTATCCGCTACGGACGGCAGGGATCCCATCGATGATTTTAATGCCATCAACGATGAGCTCGTTCAGTTCAATCCCGATCTCGCGGCAAGACCTCAGGTCGTTGTAGCCAACAAGTGCGATGCTGCAAGCGATGAAGAGATCGAGATGTTCATCAATGAAGTTAAGAGTCAGGGATTCGAGGATGTATTCGTCATAAGTGCAGCTGCACGTATCGGAATACAGGAGCTGACTGACAAGGTAACGGAGCTTGTAAGCAAGCTTCCTCCCGTTGTCCTTCACGATGTCATCACTGAAGATGAGAAGGTATATAAGTTCGAGAAGGAAGAGCAGTTTGCCATCGAGCGTGATGACAGCGGTGCTTTCGTTATTACCGGTGTATGGGCGAAGATGACGATGGGCTCCACTAATTTCGATAACTACGATTCGATCCAGTATTTCCAGAGATCGATGATCAATGCGGGCGTTATCGATGCGCTCAAGGCAGCAGGCATCAAGGAAGGCGATACCGTAAGGATCGAGGATCTCGAGTTCGAATATATAGAGTAA
- a CDS encoding LSU ribosomal protein L27P: MLNLNLQLFAHKKGMGSTKNGRDSESKRLGAKKGDGQYVIAGNILVRQRGTKIHPGVNVGIGSDDTLYTKIDGRVKYERLGRDKKQVSVYPAE, encoded by the coding sequence ATGCTTAATTTGAATTTACAGCTCTTCGCTCATAAGAAAGGTATGGGTTCGACCAAGAACGGTCGTGACTCAGAGTCCAAGAGACTTGGAGCTAAGAAGGGCGACGGACAGTATGTTATCGCAGGCAATATTCTTGTAAGACAGCGCGGAACAAAGATCCATCCCGGTGTTAACGTAGGTATCGGTTCTGACGATACACTTTACACAAAGATCGACGGTCGCGTTAAGTACGAGAGACTTGGCAGAGACAAGAAGCAGGTTAGCGTTTATCCTGCAGAGTGA
- a CDS encoding Uncharacterized conserved protein YsxB, DUF464 family encodes MFMSGHAGYAEEGSDIICAGASTLIYTLANSLERICGVDAQKISRINEDTGDGDVSAEIIIPYGTFTDKTADERAAVVAETVYTGFISLASSVNADGIKYINITEDFTEV; translated from the coding sequence GTGTTCATGAGCGGACACGCGGGATATGCCGAAGAAGGCAGTGATATCATCTGTGCGGGTGCTTCGACTCTCATATACACTTTAGCTAATTCGCTGGAGAGGATATGCGGTGTCGATGCTCAGAAAATCTCGAGGATCAATGAAGACACAGGAGACGGCGATGTAAGTGCTGAGATCATCATCCCTTACGGAACCTTCACTGACAAGACAGCAGACGAGCGTGCGGCAGTAGTAGCTGAAACAGTTTATACGGGTTTTATCTCACTTGCCTCATCGGTCAATGCAGACGGTATAAAGTACATCAACATTACAGAAGACTTTACGGAGGTGTAA
- a CDS encoding large subunit ribosomal protein L21, translated as MYAVIKTGGKQYKVAAGDEIFVEKLEGEAGESITFDEVLAVADDNGIKAGADLKATVTGEIVKQGKNKKVVVLKYKAKKGYRRKAGHRQPYTRVRITAVNA; from the coding sequence ATGTACGCAGTTATTAAGACAGGCGGTAAGCAGTACAAGGTAGCAGCCGGCGACGAGATCTTCGTAGAGAAGCTCGAGGGTGAGGCAGGCGAGTCGATTACTTTCGACGAAGTACTTGCAGTAGCAGACGATAACGGCATCAAGGCAGGAGCTGATCTTAAGGCTACTGTTACAGGTGAGATCGTTAAGCAGGGCAAGAACAAGAAGGTAGTCGTTCTGAAGTACAAGGCTAAGAAGGGTTACCGCAGAAAAGCAGGCCACAGACAGCCTTACACACGTGTACGTATCACAGCAGTAAACGCGTGA